In Aegilops tauschii subsp. strangulata cultivar AL8/78 chromosome 3, Aet v6.0, whole genome shotgun sequence, one genomic interval encodes:
- the LOC109778674 gene encoding proline-rich receptor-like protein kinase PERK8: MGGYADPFMPPQPASSSSYAVPQGGHGQPQPQPAPRPPGCPYSSSASAPPVSTSYHSLPPAASPPPVSSPPPASPPPEPLPSPPPALPSSPPPPALSPPPPDAPPPSLPPPSPSPSPPPAEVQAPPPPMAADQPRVQPRVYPSPPPPSLPPPPPVVLSPPAPPPSHPPSPSPTPAPAPAPTPVAVYSPPPPRVASPPPPRHHTKPHYAPPRSPGRSHLNSTRSNGSGKNIEISRETATTIVAIAGLAMLSFIGATIWLVKKKRRRAEPPSALPTQQQPAPPPPPPNYIPSSAGSSLASDGFYLRSPGYPFMRSSTGSHGFPYSPADSGIGYSRMLFTPENLAGISNDFSDENLLGEGGFGCVYKGILPDGRPVAIKKLKIGNGQGEREFRAEVDTISRVHHRHLVSLVGYCVSEGQRMLVYDFVPNNTLYYHLHVNEVPLDWRTRVKIAAGAARGIAYLHEDCHPRIIHRDIKSSNILLDNNFEAQVSDFGLARLAADSNTHVTTRVMGTFGYLAPEYALSGKLTAKSDLYSFGVVLLELITGRKPVDSSQPLGDESLVEWARPFLSQAIEHRDFGDLPDPRMENKFEENEMYHMIGAAAACIRHSAVMRPRMGQVVRALDSLADSNLNNGLQPGRSEVFLEPRTEEIRLFQLREFGSRECSDELSQASWRSRRDL; this comes from the exons ATGGGCGGCTACGCGGATCCCTTCATGCCTCCGCAgccggcctcgtcgtcgtcgtaCGCCGTGCCGCAGGGCGGGCATGggcagccgcagccgcagcccGCGCCGCGCCCGCCGGGCTGTCCGTACTCCTCCTCCGCCTCGGCTCCGCCGGTTTCCACGTCCTACCATTCTTTGCCCCCCGCGGCGTCCCCTCCGCCGGTAAGTAGCCCCCCTCCGGCCTCCCCGCCACCCGAGCCATTGCCTTCACCTCCTCCAGCAttgccttcctcgccgccaccgccggcatTGTCGCCTCCGCCGCCCGACGCGCCCCCTCCGTCGCTCCCACCGCCGTCCCCATCGCCCTCGCCGCCTCCCGCCGAGGTTCAGGCGCCACCGCCGCCGATGGCGGCCGACCAGCCACGCGTACAGCCCCGCGTGTACCCGTCGCCGCCTCCCCCGTCCctccccccgccgccgccagtAGTCCTCTCGCCACCAGCCCCGCCTCCATCCCACCCGCCATCGCCATCGCCTACTCCAGCTCCAGCTCCAGCACCCACGCCGGTTGCAGTCTATTCGCCTCCCCCGCCAAGAGTTGCAtctcccccgccgccgcgccatcATACTAAGCCACATTACGCGCCGCCGCGCTCGCCTGGGAGGTCACACTTAAACTCGACCCGCTCAAATGGCAGCGGCAAGAACATCGAAATATCGAGGGAAACTGCCACCACCATTGTAGCAATTGCCGGTCTTGCAATGCTCAGCTTCATCGGTGCCACCATTTGGCTTGTCAAGAAGAAGCGACGGCGGGCAGAGCCTCCCTCAGCACTGCCTACACAGCAGCAACCAGCTCCCCCGCCGCCACCACCCAATTACATTCCCTCGTCTGCTGGATCCTCACTAGCATCAG ATGGGTTCTACTTACGATCACCGGGCTATCCCTTCATGAGGTCCAGTACTGGGAGCCATGGGTTCCCCTACTCGCCGGCAGACTCCGGGATAGGGTACTCGAGGATGCTGTTCACGCCGGAGAATTTGGCAGGAATCTCAAATGACTTTTCGGATGAGAACCTTTTGGGAGAAGGTGGATTTGGGTGTGTGTACAAGGGTATCTTGCCAGATGGTCGCCCTGTGGCTATCAAGAAGCTGAAGATTGGCAATGGGCAGGGAGAGCGTGAGTTCAGGGCCGAAGTTGATACTATCAGCAGAGTACATCATAGACATTTGGTTTCACTAGTAGGCTATTGCGTATCAGAGGGCCAGAGGATGCTTGTATATGATTTTGTTCCCAATAACACGCTTTATTACCATCTCCATG TAAATGAAGTACCACTTGATTGGCGTACGAGGGTCAAGATTGCGGCCGGAGCAGCTCGTGGAATTGCTTACCTGCACGAAGATT GTCATCCACGGATTATACATAGAGATATTAAATCATCTAATATTTTATTGGATAACAACTTCGAAGCTCAG GTTTCTGATTTTGGACTTGCAAGGTTAGCTGCCGACTCCAACACGCATGTCACAACACGTGTCATGGGAACATTTGG GTATTTGGCTCCAGAGTATGCATTGTCTGGGAAGTTGACAGCAAAATCTGATCTATATTCTTTTGGAGTTGTTCTTTTGGAACTTATTACCGGAAGAAAACCTGTTGATTCTTCTCAACCGCTGGGAGATGAGAGTCTTGTCGAATGG GCCCGGCCCTTTCTCTCACAAGCAATCGAGCATCGAGACTTTGGGGACCTTCCCGATCCGAGGATGGAAAACAAGTTTGAAGAAAATGAGATGTATCATATGATAGGAGCCGCGGCTGCATGCATTCGTCATTCTGCGGTGATGAGACCACGGATGGGGCAG GTGGTAAGAGCACTGGATAGTTTAGCCGACTCTAACCTAAACAACGGCCTTCAACCGGGGCGCAGCGAGGTCTTCTTGGAGCCGCGAACCGAGGAGATCAGGTTGTTCCAGCTGAGAGAGTTCGGCAGCCGGGAGTGCAGCGACGAGCTGAGCCAGGCTAGCTGGAGGAGCCGGAGAGACCTGTGA